TACAGACCCTCAGTCTATTATGTTTTTGTGGTTTGGTGTGAGGGGTGCGGCAGACGAGTAGATTGTATCTTACTGGGTTTTgagtaaaaaaatttaatatccaACGTTAAAGAGCACTGCTATCCGGACCTTCCCCTGGTTGATGAATTGTTTTGGTGCTCCGTCAACTTCCTTAGCCTAAGATTCTACATGCTCTGCTTTGGTTTGATTCTTATTTTTTCAGCATTATGCTTTCCTTGGGGTTACTTtgtatgataataataataataataataataataataataataataataataataataagtgatATGTCTTAAGAAAATAGGTCATATCTAACTCATCTACAAATGTTAGCTCAAAGGGGGATTAGTGTCCAAAGTTATATAAGGGGCACATTACCCCTATACTAAATTAATGTCGTATCTTAACACACACCTCCCTTACCCCGAGAATCGAACATCTTGAGCGTGAAATAATCATAAGAAGCTCAAACATTAGACGAGTGTAACATCCCGTGCGACAAAGGAAAATAATCTGTGGCTGAAAGTAGGGCCTCGCTTGAGACCTATGACCAAATGGGGGATAAGAATGAACCGAATCATAtattaaaatagggaaaactaatcactagaggggtcttttagtggaatggcctggagagttgaaagaactccaggATTAAAAGTGCTCGTTTAAGAGAAATCTTAGGATTGTTGATCTTCTGGAAAGTTCTCTCcacttatgggacaaaaccgtgaggcccaGGATgggatgggccaaagcggacaattcctctagtggttggagcagggACGTTACAAGGAGGCTTTGATACCGTCTTAAGAAAATGAGTAAGGTCTAACTCACCTCCAAAAACTAACTCAAGGGAGAAGTAATGGTTAAAATTATATAAAGGAAATATTACCTCTATCCCAAACCAATATAGGATGTTAACAATAtgtgaaaaataaatagtatctAAAATAATTTTACCAGAAACTTGAATTTGAAGTTTAAGGTGATATGATAGGTGAACATATCTATAATATTTAAACTTACTCTTGACATAACGATTGTAATGTGATGACAATATTATTCCACCAGTAAAAATTTTGATATAACAtcaccatttttttttaaattaaataaaattaattattgaattacTAAATATATAATGAtatctatttcataaattatttctGATTTAACTCGTATGCTAATAACTTCCAATTTTTTGGTGTTTACTGCTAAGATTCTTTCAATTTTGTTTTGGCGGAAATTCCTAAACTCACCTCCATTATAACAAATAAAACcttatttttgttttttaaataatttatacccATCAAATCAAACTTGGCATCATAATTTCAGAATGTATTCCAAGCACACAATTAAGAGAATCAAACTTCCCATGCGATCATTGAAAAAGTTGAGAGAATATTTAGCTACTGTCTTCTCAGAATGAAAAATTAAACTTCATAACTCTTAACTAGCTGGAATAATGGGTTCCATCTCCACACTTGAGTATCTGCTTTTTTATTGACATTGTGTTTTGTTCTATAAGATGTCACATCACTCATAAGTTTGTCTTCATTTACAGCAAAACCAAGTGCCATCTTTCatcaaattggaaaaaaaaaaaagttgcttCATTTAATTCCACCGAACTCGTGTCTTATTTACAAaattattacatctatttatacatgaaaatataagctaatttaaataagaataataattgctataattatactacataaatctcctataatcatgctaattgttgtaattatattacacaaatctcttataatcatgttaattactgtaattatgctaacactcaCAATTTTCATTGTCATTAAATCGAACCAGATTGAATCCCCACTCAGCATTTGCAATGCACGAATGAATGGGTTGGTTAGCATCTGTTTGTAAATTACATTGGGCTAGGGCTAGTGAAATGGGCTTTACTCGAACAAAGGTCCTGACTTTGATATTTGCGCTAGAAGCGGTAGCCTGGAAGGGGGCAAAATGATTTCAGGAAAAGAACATAAATTGGCAGTTTCCCAGTTGATATTTGACGCATCAATTTAAATTGAGCATCATAGAAACCATATTCTGTACAGTGTCCACAATAGCAGGAACCAAAATTTTTGCAAGTATTACAGGAATGATAACTCGGTTATCAAATAATGAAATGGTTCCATCTATAACAaagcttagagattaataagtAGGGCCCTGGCGTGTGAACTTTGCATGTTCACTAGGAAGTGAAACATTTGCTAGATGTGGAACTAGGCTGCCATCACAGAGCACGAGCGACACTTTTGAACTCGTTCAAGCAGGACTGGAGTATTTTCTGACGCTTCTGAAGAGATTGTCGCTCATTCTGTAGCACATCAATGGCACCAGGTGCAACAAACATGTCCAAAAATTTCTCATCACTCACAGCAAACAAATCCAACCCAAGTGCCACAACTAGCCGATCCCGGCTGTACAAGCAAAACAAAATGAAAAATTTAGAACCAACAATGCAGTTCTAGAAAGGAAGTAGAGACCAAAACGTTCATCCCTGAATATCACAATATAAAGTGCTCATGGTGCATTACTCACCATGcatgtttttttttaattcattatgCATATGCTCATTTtgattcaaattaattttagaagacAAAGGAAACTCACCAGGGGGTCAGAAATCCGGAGTTCAAGGTTGACATCACACTTCTCTCAACAAGAACTTCACGTATCCGTGCAAAATGCTGTGCAGCAGATGAGCAAATTTCTGAGTAAGCTGAGCGCGATCTTGAACCACTATCCACATTTCCAAATAGAAGACTGCCACCATTTTGAACTCTTAAAAGTTCATTACTATTTCCTGTCATTCTTGAAATCCGCTTTCTTGGTCCAATTTCAATGCAGTTTCCATGCTCCTTCTTCGCCCCACCATATGCAACATCACATGGTTGGTCAGGAGATGGAGTCTCGGGCACAGTCATTTGGCTTTCTTTGAGAGCTTCTCTAGCTTCTGCTCCTTTTCCTGGAGTGGTTTGCTGTACATTCTTCTCTGGAGGTATGTTCTCTTGGTCTCTCATTGTTTCATCATGAGATGATTCCCAGGCATCTGATAGCTCAAAATAAAATGAACCAGCAGATGCTTGGTTCAATTTAAAAATAGATGTCCCACTTGAGCCAAAGCCTCCTTGAAATTCATTCTCATAACAAACCTGAGAATATGGGCTGGTAACTGAATCAAGATGATGTCTAACTAATTGCTTGCATTGTTTGGCCAGATCCTTTATGAATCGATTGTAAGCATGCCTTAAGGCAGCATAAAACCCAACATATCCATCCATATTTCCACTTTGCTTTGCATCTGCACAATTGGAAAAGCAACCCACAGTTTGCAAATCATTTGGAAACAATTAGCATTAAGAAAACTAACAAAAAGATCAGAAAAGAGAAAAATGTTGCAGTCAATACAAACTGCTTAGATGCTGTCATCGATATCTCAGGATTTGAACGTGAATAGAATATAGAGACAATGAGAGGGAAATAACTAAAGATTCACTGTTGTTGTAGGATCTCATGTGATGTACAGTCAAAGAAGTTCTACACGCTAACAGTAAGACACATACATTTGGCTAATGATGTTCTCCCTAGATGATTATTCATTGTCCAATAAGCATCGCATGCACTATTCATAACAGGAAACTACCATAACTTGTCCCTTCATAGGTTtgcaaaagaaaacaaaaatgtaTCAAACAACTTAGTCTAGTACAGCGAAGACAACAGCCTCTCACATTCTGAGTCACGAACACGATTTCTTTCCAGAGCAAGATCAAAGAGATTCCCCAAAACAAAGGCAAGCCTATCACAAGCAGTGTCAAGAAGAGGAGCAAGCCATGACCGGGCAGCAGCACGGGCAATCTCTGCAGAAGCTTCTGTTACACCTCTGCCCCCTCCTCGGCCAGCATGGGCAAGCAATATATTTGCCACCTGTTTGGAGAATGAAAAATGTACTACTATAATCAGATTCACATACACTAGAATGGGTTACCTAGAAAAACTCGTTTTGAAAATAATTACCTTCTCCCTTGACACTGGGGGGCATTCAATGGAATATGCAGCACACCTGAACTCATGTATCACTCTTTCAAAAGCAGCCCCTCCATAGAGCCTAAGAGTAGCATTAGGAGGTTTTATGATGACAGTGACGCCTGGCCAACTCCCAATACCACTCTCTGACTTCTCCTCTTCTGTTGTTTTCCCCCATTGCTCTGGTGCAGGATCTGCTGCTCCATCAATCAAAGCTCCCTTCACCAGCAAACAAAGGCCACCAAAAATTTATAATTCAATGAAAACTTTACAAACTACAGACTTT
The Hevea brasiliensis isolate MT/VB/25A 57/8 chromosome 15, ASM3005281v1, whole genome shotgun sequence genome window above contains:
- the LOC110672205 gene encoding dynamin-related protein 5A, yielding MATGNAYLTTPTKTPSSTSSSSLTRKQQNPNSTTTTTSSSSSRFEAYNRLQAAAVAFGEKLPIPEIVALGGQSDGKSSLLEALLGFRFNVREVEMGTRRPLILQMVHDPTALDPRCRFQEEDSEEYGSAVVSATTIADIIKSRTEALLKRTKAAVSSKPIVMRAEYAHCPNLTIIDTPGFVLKAKKGEPEKTPEEILSMVKSLASPPHRILLFLQQSSVEWCSSLWLDAIREIDPSFRRTIIVVSKFDNRLKEFSDRWEVDRYLSASGYLGESTRPFFVALPKDRSTISNDEFRRQISQVDSEIVRHLREGIKGGFDEEKFRPYIGFSSLRDYLESELQKRYKEAAPATLALLEQRCSEVTSELAKMDSKILATSDVAQLRRSAMLCTASICSNVGALIDGAADPAPEQWGKTTEEEKSESGIGSWPGVTVIIKPPNATLRLYGGAAFERVIHEFRCAAYSIECPPVSREKVANILLAHAGRGGGRGVTEASAEIARAAARSWLAPLLDTACDRLAFVLGNLFDLALERNRVRDSEYAKQSGNMDGYVGFYAALRHAYNRFIKDLAKQCKQLVRHHLDSVTSPYSQVCYENEFQGGFGSSGTSIFKLNQASAGSFYFELSDAWESSHDETMRDQENIPPEKNVQQTTPGKGAEAREALKESQMTVPETPSPDQPCDVAYGGAKKEHGNCIEIGPRKRISRMTGNSNELLRVQNGGSLLFGNVDSGSRSRSAYSEICSSAAQHFARIREVLVERSVMSTLNSGFLTPCRDRLVVALGLDLFAVSDEKFLDMFVAPGAIDVLQNERQSLQKRQKILQSCLNEFKSVARAL